The following nucleotide sequence is from bacterium.
TGGAGATGCTGTTCAGGGATGCCTTGGCCTTGATCCCGCACCTCGAGCTCGATCGAGCCACCGTTCTCCCGGATCTCGACCCGGATTTTTCCCTCCGGCCCCAAGGCCTGGAAGGCGTTGGCGAGGAGATGGCCGAAGGCCATCTCAAAATGGCGCGGCGAAAGCTTCACCGGCGGCAAGGCGGCGAGCCGGCATTCCAGCCGATTCTCCAAACCGGGATGGCGGCTGAAGATCTCAGGCAGGACTTGGCGGATGAGAGCAGCCAAATCCAGCTCCCGAAATTCGGCGGCGACCTTGGGCCGAGCCAACTCCACCAAATCCTCGAGGATTTTTTTGCAGCGGAGCGCGCTGCTCTCGATCTCCTTCAAGTCCTGGTGGGCTTGGGAGCCGGCAGCCGCGCCTTGCATCGCGATTTGAGTGAAAGCGAGAACGCCGGCCAGCGGATTATTGATGTCGTGAGCGATGCCGCCGATCAGCAGCTCGAAGGCGGCCATTTTTTCACTTTGCGCCGGCTCGGTCATAGGAAGGGTGGAATCCTACTAAGGTGTCATAAATCTGTCATCACCATTCTCATTTTAGGAACAATTTTTATTTAATCAATAAGTTCATAGGCTTAGGTTTTCCCGTTGACAGAAAGCCAATGGAATCATTAGCGTCCCAACGCCTTGAAAAATCCAACCACATACCAGTCGGCCGGCGTCAGCATCGACGCCGGCAATGCCTTCGTCGAGGCCATCAAACCGCTGCTCAAGCGGACCAAGCGGCCCGAAGTCCTCACGCCGATCGGCGGCTTCGCCGGCCTCTTCAGCATCAACAAATTGAAATACGACGAGCCGGTCTTGGTCTCTTCCACCGACGGCGTCGGAACCAAGCTCAAGCTGGCCCAGGACCTCAATTCCTTCCGCGGCATCGGCGTCGACTTGGTCGCAATGT
It contains:
- a CDS encoding HAMP domain-containing sensor histidine kinase produces the protein MTEPAQSEKMAAFELLIGGIAHDINNPLAGVLAFTQIAMQGAAAGSQAHQDLKEIESSALRCKKILEDLVELARPKVAAEFRELDLAALIRQVLPEIFSRHPGLENRLECRLAALPPVKLSPRHFEMAFGHLLANAFQALGPEGKIRVEIRENGGSIELEVRDQGQGIPEQHLHQIFDPYFTTKRQRGHHGLGLALCYNVVREHGGRIEVSSKVGEGSVFKVSLPKGGQT